TTTAATAGGCGTATGTCCCCATCTCTAGTACCAGTGGTATGTTCCCGTGGCCTAGCCATTGAACCAGATGGCACATTTAAACTTGATCCGGAAACCGGTGTGTTTGGAGACACGGGTGCTTTCCTAGGCTTTCTTGATGGCCATGTGGAATGGTGTGATACGGCTGATCTAGCCACACTAAATAGGCATTAAAGCTAATGCTTCCATACCTTCATGATCAATGGAATTGCTATGCCAAGTAGAGCCATATTGGGCAGCCACACCAGCCAATGTCCATGGGCTACACCGCTGAGAGATGATAGAAAAGACATCAGGAAATAGTAGCAAAGACTCAGGATTAGTGCCAGGGTAAAATGAAAAAAATTATCCGATTTTTTTGCTATCAGTGCCAGTGGTATCGCCAGTAATGCTAGAACAAACACACCACAGGCCATGGCTAAATTTTTATGTAACTGCATCATTATCAAAGCACTTCTCTGGGTATCTCCAGTCAAATCTGCCTGATTCTTAGCTTCCACTAGGGCTGACAAATTCATGTGGCTTATCTTCCCAGACTTCCAGTCATTGTGGCTAAATATATCATCCAGGCACAAATCAATGGAGAGCCTATCATAGGATATCATTGGCATGCATTTCTCGTAAAACGATTCCGGAGATAGCTCGGGCCTCTTCTCTATATTGCCATTCTCCAGCACAAGAACCAATGCAGCGGAATTTTCATCGTAGGCCAACTCACCGCTCTTTGCACGGCCATAGGATATGACCTTCCTGGCCGTATCCATTTCCCATATATGAAAGTTATAAAACTTATCACGGCCCATTTCTCCACAGTAGATCAAATAACCTGGAAAATCATCTATAAAAGTCCCAGGGGCAATAAATTCCATTGGATTTTCCTTCACCGCATTATGCAACCCACACCTATACAGCTCCATAGAATTTGGGCCCCAGTAAAAATTCACCACCAGCGCAAACACTGAGGATATCACGGCAATAATTATTATCGGCTGCGCGATTTTTTTTATACCTACGCCAGCAGACTTCATAGCCGTTATCTCACCGCTACTACCCATTCGCCCTAGAACTATGAATATTCCTGATATCAGGCCAAGTGGCATGGCATAGGAAATCACCGCCGGCAGCAGTGCCAAAATCAGGCAAAGTGCAGGCAACAGGGATAACTTCCTGGTGGCAACCAGGTCCAATAAGTCCCTGACAGTGTTACCACTTAACAAAACAAATACGAAAAACAACAACGAACCCAACGATGTTTTCAGGATTTCAACGGATATATATCTTGGCAAAAGCTTCATGGTTCACCCTGGTTCCTCTAGCAATCTGATCGCTTCCATAATCCTGTCAGCGGCATACTGGTATCTGTCTTCATGGTTAGGTCCAGGATCATAGATAATACTATGCATTGGCCTCCCCACAACTACGGTGGCTTCAGTATTTATATTTGGCCACCTGGTTTCTTTGCTCCAAATTTCATAGGTTCCAAATAATCTGATAGGTATCACCGGAACCGAAGACCTGCAGGCTAACAGGCCGATTCCTGCCCTAGCCTCATGGATCGCTCCATCCGGAGACCTAGCACCTTCAGGAAATATGACAACGCCATGACCATTTTTCAATAAATTAAACACTTTTTTAATGGCAGCCACATCACTACCGTTATCCCTATCGACGGGAATTGTATTGATCCTACTAAGGATAAACCCAAACAATCCTGGTACTATAAGTGTTTTCCTTGCAAAAAAAAATACATCGCTGCGTTTCATAATTGCACTTATAAACGGCGGATCAAGAAAGCTAGCGTGGTTGGCAGCGGCTATAAA
Above is a genomic segment from Puniceicoccales bacterium containing:
- a CDS encoding LptF/LptG family permease → MKLLPRYISVEILKTSLGSLLFFVFVLLSGNTVRDLLDLVATRKLSLLPALCLILALLPAVISYAMPLGLISGIFIVLGRMGSSGEITAMKSAGVGIKKIAQPIIIIAVISSVFALVVNFYWGPNSMELYRCGLHNAVKENPMEFIAPGTFIDDFPGYLIYCGEMGRDKFYNFHIWEMDTARKVISYGRAKSGELAYDENSAALVLVLENGNIEKRPELSPESFYEKCMPMISYDRLSIDLCLDDIFSHNDWKSGKISHMNLSALVEAKNQADLTGDTQRSALIMMQLHKNLAMACGVFVLALLAIPLALIAKKSDNFFHFTLALILSLCYYFLMSFLSSLSGVAHGHWLVWLPNMALLGIAIPLIMKVWKH
- a CDS encoding 1-acyl-sn-glycerol-3-phosphate acyltransferase, coding for MAWNPYYLVVQSFFKLCFVEIFDGCVYGVENIPETGAFIAAANHASFLDPPFISAIMKRSDVFFFARKTLIVPGLFGFILSRINTIPVDRDNGSDVAAIKKVFNLLKNGHGVVIFPEGARSPDGAIHEARAGIGLLACRSSVPVIPIRLFGTYEIWSKETRWPNINTEATVVVGRPMHSIIYDPGPNHEDRYQYAADRIMEAIRLLEEPG